Proteins encoded in a region of the Haloarcula sp. CBA1129 genome:
- a CDS encoding nucleoside hydrolase: MRRVIIDTDTAGDDTQAILLSCLSDRVTVEAITVVAGNVPFDREVENAKYTLKLADSLDVPVYEGARQPLLKEFEHATYIHGEDGLGGDVFPDTGIESAAGFGPDEIVDRCRAAPGEITLLCIGPLTNLALAYAREPDLPDLVDEVWVMGGNVNCEGNVTPAAEFNLWVDPDAAKRVFDAFEVTLVDWGVCLQDTVFGPSEFEAVSAFDTELASFFESVTEQARAFNSESPDDRGWTALPDSVTAALLAYPELREDVSTYHVAVDDREGLTRGYTSVDVNGVTDGDANTHVVESVDSDAFQSVMYSLLQSREPDTGIAE; the protein is encoded by the coding sequence ATGCGACGCGTCATCATCGATACGGACACCGCGGGCGACGACACACAGGCGATTTTGCTTTCCTGTCTCAGCGACCGAGTTACCGTCGAAGCCATCACGGTTGTAGCCGGCAACGTCCCCTTCGACCGGGAAGTCGAGAACGCGAAATACACGCTCAAACTCGCCGATTCGCTCGACGTACCCGTCTACGAAGGGGCGAGACAGCCCCTCCTCAAGGAGTTCGAACACGCGACGTACATTCACGGCGAGGACGGCCTCGGCGGGGACGTGTTCCCCGACACCGGCATCGAGTCGGCAGCAGGCTTTGGCCCCGACGAGATTGTCGACCGCTGTCGGGCGGCCCCGGGCGAGATCACGCTGCTCTGCATCGGACCGCTGACCAATCTGGCGCTGGCGTACGCCCGCGAGCCAGACCTGCCAGACCTCGTCGATGAAGTGTGGGTGATGGGCGGGAACGTCAACTGTGAGGGGAACGTCACCCCCGCCGCGGAGTTCAATCTGTGGGTCGACCCCGATGCTGCCAAGCGCGTGTTCGACGCCTTCGAGGTGACGCTCGTCGACTGGGGCGTGTGCCTTCAGGACACAGTGTTCGGACCGTCGGAGTTCGAGGCGGTATCGGCGTTCGACACTGAGCTGGCGTCGTTTTTCGAGTCGGTGACCGAACAGGCCCGGGCGTTCAACAGCGAGAGTCCCGACGACCGCGGATGGACAGCACTCCCGGACAGCGTCACCGCCGCATTGCTTGCGTATCCGGAACTCCGCGAGGACGTGTCGACGTATCACGTCGCGGTCGATGACCGCGAAGGACTCACCCGCGGGTATACCAGCGTCGATGTCAACGGCGTGACCGACGGGGACGCGAACACACACGTCGTGGAGTCCGTCGACAGCGACGCCTTCCAGTCGGTCATGTACTCGCTGCTCCAGTCTCGGGAACCGGATACCGGCATCGCGGAGTGA
- a CDS encoding Xaa-Pro peptidase family protein: MTLTDRLDQYLRTAGLEAVWFARPNSFAWLTGGGDNVVDREVGVGVAAAGYDGDEIRVVTDNIEAPRLRDEELDSDVPVETFDWHAQSLADAVAEASPTPAAADFDIAGFESVDATQLRQPLTETQIEQCRDLARDTADAVEAVARNVEPSHTELDVTAVLRQKLEGRGIATPVVLVGSAERAQSYRHYTPTDTELGDYALISVTVQRNGLHVSATRAVAFDPPEWLMERTHKAARVETTALAATQVVGRDGGTAGEVFDAIQNAYAEVGWEGEWENHHQGGATGFAGREWIATPGHAAGVALPHGYAWNPTIAGTKSEDTYRVSADDIELLSETGNWPTETVSAVGYDLELPRHTVLEL, encoded by the coding sequence ATGACGCTCACAGACCGTCTCGACCAGTACCTCCGGACAGCGGGACTCGAAGCCGTCTGGTTCGCCCGACCGAACTCTTTCGCGTGGCTCACTGGGGGTGGCGACAACGTCGTTGACCGGGAGGTCGGCGTCGGCGTCGCCGCCGCGGGCTACGACGGCGACGAGATACGGGTCGTCACCGACAACATCGAAGCGCCGCGGCTCCGCGACGAGGAACTCGACAGCGACGTGCCCGTCGAGACGTTCGACTGGCACGCACAGTCGCTGGCTGACGCCGTCGCCGAAGCGAGTCCAACCCCAGCGGCCGCCGATTTCGATATCGCCGGCTTCGAATCAGTCGACGCCACACAGCTCCGGCAGCCGCTGACCGAGACCCAAATCGAGCAGTGTCGTGACCTCGCGCGGGACACGGCTGACGCAGTCGAAGCCGTCGCACGGAACGTCGAGCCGTCCCACACAGAACTCGACGTGACTGCGGTGCTTCGACAGAAACTCGAAGGCCGGGGGATCGCCACACCAGTCGTGCTCGTTGGCAGCGCCGAGCGGGCACAGTCTTACCGGCACTACACCCCAACAGACACCGAACTCGGCGACTATGCGCTCATCTCGGTGACCGTCCAGCGGAACGGCCTCCACGTCAGCGCCACCCGTGCAGTCGCGTTCGACCCGCCGGAGTGGCTCATGGAGCGAACTCACAAGGCTGCCCGCGTCGAGACCACTGCGCTGGCTGCGACACAGGTAGTCGGGCGGGATGGCGGCACAGCGGGCGAGGTGTTCGACGCGATCCAGAACGCCTACGCCGAGGTCGGCTGGGAAGGCGAGTGGGAGAACCATCATCAGGGCGGTGCGACGGGCTTCGCCGGCCGTGAATGGATCGCCACGCCCGGACACGCGGCCGGGGTCGCGTTACCGCATGGGTACGCTTGGAACCCGACTATCGCCGGCACGAAGAGCGAGGACACGTATCGCGTCTCGGCCGACGACATCGAACTGCTGTCTGAGACCGGCAACTGGCCGACTGAGACGGTTTCGGCAGTCGGTTACGATCTCGAACTGCCACGACACACGGTGCTGGAACTGTAG
- a CDS encoding alpha-glucosidase: protein MTAERAWWKEAVVYQIYPRSFNDSDGDGVGDIQGIIERLDYVADLGVDVIWLNPVYDSPQKDNGYDISDYQAIYDEFGTMADWEALLEEVHARDMRLVMDLVVNHTSDQHEWFRKSRQRDPEYEDYYIWREGGTDENGEPTPPNNWESFFGGSAWEYDEERDEYFLHLYDTTQPDLNWRNESVRQDIFDTIEWWLEKGIDGFRMDVINLLSKVEGLPDGDPDSEWVGSEQFINGPEMLSYLDAMDEAVLSNYDVMTVGEMPQLTVESAREYAGADGPLDMAFHFQHTKLDYADGERWSVGDWSLPELKRIIDRWQDGLAADGWNTLYWENHDQPRSVSRYGDPENSRRESAKLLGTLILTLRGTPYIYQGQELGMTNADWDTMGDLRDVDAINHARELLDRDDVESYDDVKDIVGYRTRDNARTPMQWDDSQHAGFTDGDPWIQVNSNYRDINAAEQRADAGSVYNYYRRLIQLRSDRDVLVYGDYTDLLPDHETVFAYTRSLSTDSGPERILVVLHFDDVTETFDLPVEYADMTLLESNYDRDNPDPETVTLAPYEARVYELFD from the coding sequence ATGACCGCAGAGCGCGCCTGGTGGAAAGAGGCAGTCGTCTACCAGATCTATCCCCGGAGCTTCAACGACAGCGACGGCGATGGCGTCGGTGACATACAGGGCATCATCGAGCGGCTGGATTACGTCGCTGATCTCGGCGTCGATGTCATCTGGCTCAACCCGGTGTATGACTCCCCCCAGAAGGACAACGGCTACGACATCAGCGATTATCAGGCCATCTACGACGAGTTCGGAACGATGGCCGACTGGGAAGCGCTGCTGGAGGAGGTCCACGCCCGGGATATGCGACTCGTTATGGACCTCGTGGTCAATCACACGTCGGACCAACACGAGTGGTTCCGGAAATCCCGCCAGCGCGACCCGGAGTACGAGGACTACTACATCTGGCGCGAGGGCGGAACAGACGAGAACGGCGAGCCAACGCCTCCGAACAACTGGGAGTCGTTCTTCGGTGGCTCCGCTTGGGAGTACGACGAGGAGCGCGACGAGTACTTCCTTCACCTGTACGACACCACCCAGCCGGATTTGAACTGGCGCAACGAATCCGTCCGTCAGGACATCTTCGACACTATCGAGTGGTGGCTGGAGAAGGGCATCGACGGCTTCCGGATGGACGTGATTAATCTCCTGTCGAAAGTCGAGGGGCTGCCCGACGGCGACCCGGACAGCGAGTGGGTCGGGTCCGAACAGTTCATTAACGGACCGGAGATGCTGTCGTATCTCGACGCGATGGACGAGGCGGTGCTGTCGAACTACGACGTGATGACCGTCGGGGAGATGCCACAGCTCACCGTCGAGTCGGCCCGCGAGTACGCCGGCGCGGACGGCCCGCTTGATATGGCGTTTCACTTCCAGCACACGAAACTCGATTATGCCGACGGCGAGCGATGGTCGGTTGGCGACTGGAGTCTGCCGGAACTGAAGCGTATCATCGACCGCTGGCAGGACGGGCTGGCGGCCGACGGCTGGAACACGCTGTACTGGGAGAACCACGACCAGCCCCGAAGCGTCTCCCGATACGGCGACCCAGAGAACTCCCGTCGTGAATCCGCGAAACTGCTCGGGACGCTCATCCTCACGCTCCGTGGCACCCCCTACATCTACCAAGGGCAGGAACTCGGGATGACAAACGCCGACTGGGACACGATGGGCGACCTCCGCGACGTGGACGCCATCAACCACGCACGGGAGCTCCTCGACCGGGACGACGTCGAGAGTTACGACGACGTGAAAGACATCGTCGGCTACCGGACCCGCGATAACGCTCGAACGCCGATGCAGTGGGACGACTCGCAACACGCCGGCTTCACCGACGGTGACCCATGGATTCAGGTCAATTCGAACTACAGGGATATCAATGCCGCCGAGCAGCGAGCCGATGCGGGTTCCGTCTATAACTACTACCGTCGACTCATTCAGTTGCGCTCCGACAGGGACGTGCTGGTGTATGGGGACTACACCGACCTGCTCCCCGACCACGAGACCGTTTTCGCCTACACGCGGTCGCTGTCGACGGATTCGGGCCCAGAGCGAATCCTCGTCGTTTTGCACTTCGATGACGTGACGGAGACGTTCGACCTTCCAGTCGAGTATGCCGATATGACGCTGTTAGAGAGCAATTACGACCGCGACAATCCGGACCCGGAAACGGTGACGCTCGCGCCATACGAGGCTCGCGTGTACGAACTGTTCGACTGA
- a CDS encoding creatininase family protein — translation MYLADETWPDLGDYFETESLALVPLGSTEQHGPHLPEGTDHLIAEAFAREVADRTGYLCTPTINVGVSPHHRQFHGTMWVDAPVFRDYVESFTRNLAYHGIDRVIYVNAHGGNVEHLREVGRRLRDDEVLYAIEWMWDESIPDLVDDLFEQNGPHGGPKETAMIQHLRSELVHDDRLEDARDGGIPSVEAANTEKFGSRTFYDAADNTANGVLGDQTDATGEKGAEMFEAATEQLVRLCEWLDSQAFDDLLPEPHV, via the coding sequence ATGTACCTTGCCGACGAGACTTGGCCGGACCTCGGCGACTATTTCGAGACGGAGTCGCTGGCGCTCGTCCCGCTCGGGTCGACCGAGCAACACGGACCGCATCTCCCCGAGGGAACGGACCACCTCATCGCCGAGGCCTTTGCACGAGAGGTCGCTGACCGAACGGGCTATCTCTGCACCCCGACGATCAACGTCGGCGTGAGCCCCCATCACAGACAGTTCCACGGCACGATGTGGGTCGACGCGCCGGTGTTTCGCGACTACGTCGAGTCGTTCACCCGGAATCTGGCCTACCACGGCATCGACCGGGTCATCTACGTGAACGCCCACGGCGGGAACGTCGAGCACCTCCGGGAGGTCGGCCGTCGGCTCCGGGACGACGAAGTCCTGTACGCCATCGAGTGGATGTGGGACGAGAGCATCCCTGACCTCGTGGACGACTTGTTCGAACAGAACGGGCCACACGGCGGCCCGAAGGAGACGGCCATGATCCAACATCTGCGCTCCGAGCTCGTTCACGACGACCGCCTCGAAGACGCACGGGACGGCGGAATCCCGAGCGTCGAGGCGGCGAATACGGAGAAGTTCGGCTCGCGGACCTTCTATGACGCCGCCGACAACACCGCCAATGGCGTTCTGGGCGACCAGACCGACGCCACGGGCGAGAAGGGCGCGGAGATGTTCGAAGCCGCAACCGAACAGCTCGTCAGGCTCTGTGAGTGGCTGGACTCGCAAGCGTTCGACGACCTGCTGCCGGAACCACACGTCTGA